The window TTCTAAGAAACTATATGGTTGTATCTGCGGTTGGATTGGGACAATTTATTGATTTTTTCGGCTTCAACTATCGTCGAATAACAAAGCCAGCTGATACAAACAACCGAGTTCATTATGATTCTTCTGCTGGTATTTCCAGAGAATATCGTGTCTCTCCTGATTTTGTACTGGGTAGCGGCGTAATGCCTGATATATATGCCAGGCAACTTTTCGATTTTTATTGTACCCAAGCACGCAAGGGCGTACCCGAACAAGGACATATTGTTGTTCATTTTACACGTTCCTTTCCTGACAAAAAATCAACATATGATAAATTGCTAACCGAGTGTCGCGAACGGTTACGTTCTCAGTGTGATTATTTTGGCCGTTTTTTAACATCGCTTACTTTGCAGTCGATAGAATATAAAAATTTATCTACTGATGAAGATCGAAGCATAGACATTAGAAAATTAGTTCGTGGCTATGATGTTGCTGGAAATGAAAACGAGCTACAAATAGAGGTATTTGCCCCGGTTCTCCGGGTACTGCGTGCTGCTAAATTTAAAGGGGAGGGGGTGAACTTTAAAAGGCTACAGCGCCCTTTTATTACTGTACATGCTGGTGAGGATTATTGTCATATACTCAGTGGCCTTCGGGCTATGGATGAAGCCGTTGAATTTTGTATGTTAGGAGAAGGCGATCGTATAGGGCATGGATTAGCTCTGGGAGTAGATATAAAACTATGGGCGAATCGCCAAAAGCGAGCATACCTGACGGTTGGACAACATCTTGATAATTTGGTTTGGGCATATCATCAGGCAGTATTACTTTCTCAACATATTGTCGAGCATATACCAGTAATGCATGAATTAAGGGATAAGATCCATTATTGGTCTCATCAATTATATAGTGAAACTTATACGCCAGATTTACTCTTTAAAGCATGGCTGCTCCGCCGTAACTGGCCGGATTATAAGTCAATCATATCTGATCCAGCAAATATCAATGAATGGGTGCCTGACCAACATATTTTAGTCAGTACAGATGAGACTACAGCTAAGGCCAGAAAAATTTGGGAACGTTATTTAAATAGCGGTCTGGCAGAAAATGATGTTTTTAACAGAATAATTTCAGTAAATTGTGCGCCCGATACAGCGCAAAATTTTTCAATGACCTTTAATGAAAATGAAGATATTTTATCCAAAGGGGAATTATTATTGTATGAAGCTATCCAGGATTTCTTAATCGAAAAATATAGTAGGTTGGGTTTAGTCATAGAAGCTTGTCCAACCTCAAATATTTATATTGGCAGACTGGAGAAATATCATGAGCACCCATTATTCCGTTGGAATCCTCCTGACTCCCAATGGATTAAACCTGGTGGGAAATTTAATCGCTTTGGATTGCGCACAGGACCTTTATCTGTCTGTATAAATACAGATGACAGTGCATTGATGCCAACCACAATTGAAAACGAACATCGCTTAATGAGAGACTGCGCCATACATTTTTATGGTATTGGAACATGGATGGCGGATTTATGGATAAACTCAATACGCATAAAAGGTATTGAAATATTCAAAGGTAATCATTTAAGTCAGGATTTAGATAATTTAATCTAAATGTAAACAAGAAATCCACGCAAATGCGTGGATTTTAAGTCAACTTATTATTCTCTGAAACGGTTTAACCGTTCGGAACAACAGATTAAATCAGACGTTAAACAGAAAGTTCATCACATCGCCATCTTTAACGATGTAGTCCTTGCCTTCCGCCCGCATTTTTCCGGCTTCTTTCGCGCCTTGCTCGCCTTTATAGGTAATAAAATCTTCGAAGGCGATGGTCTGGGCGCGAATAAAGCCTTTTTCAAAATCGGTATGGATTTTACCCGCCGCCTGCGGCGCCGTCGCGCCAACCGGAATGGTCCACGCACGAACTTCTTTTACGCCAGCGGTGAAATAGGTTTGCAGGTTAAGCAGACTGTACCCGGCGCGAATCACGCGGTTCAGGCCTGGTTCTTCCAGACCCAGCTCCTGCATAAATTCGTCGCGCTCTTCGTCGTCCAGCTCGGCGATGTCGGCTTCAACCGCAGCACAGACCGGCACGACCACCGAGCCTTCTTTGGCGGCGATTTCACGCACCTGGTCCAGATACGGGTTATTTTCGAAACCATCTTCGTTAACGTTGGCGATGTACATGGTCGGTTTCAGGGTCAGGAAGCTCAGATAGCGGATCGCCGCTTTATCTTCATCCGTCAGATCCAGCGAACGCAGCATTCCCGCTTCGGCAAGGTGCGGCAGACATTTTTCCAGCGCGGCCAGCTCGGCTTTGGCATCTTTATCGCCGCCTTTCGCTTTCTTCTGCACGCGATGGATCGCGCGCTCGCAGGTGTCGAGATCCGCCAGCGCCAGCTCGGTGTTAATGACGTCGATATCTTCCGCCGGGTTCACTTTGCCAGCGACGTGAATAATATTGTCATTCTCGAAGCAGCGTACAACGTGGCCGATCGCTTCGGTTTCACGAATGTTGGTCAGGAACTGGTTACCCAGACCTTCGCCTTTGGACGCGCCTTTTACCAGACCGGCGATATCCACGAATTCCATTGTAGTAGGGAGAATACGCTGCGGTTTGACGATCTCAGCCAGCTGCTCCAGACGCGGATCCGGCATCGGGACGACGCCGGTATTGGGTTCGATCGTACAGAACGGGAAGTTGGCCGCTTCAATACCGGCTTTGGTCAGCGCGTTGAACAGGGTGGATTTCCCGACGTTGGGCAAACCAACGATACCGCATTTGAATCCCATGATTTAAATCACCTTAATATCTTAATAATCAACCTGTTGCATAAAACAGATTGCAGAAATGGAAATAACTTCGCCTATTATACACGGCGCACGGCAAAAATGCCGCAGATCGCTGCTTATTGTGCTTTGAAGGTATGCAAACGGCTGGTGGCTTTCGCCAGGCCATCCCTAAACCAGACTTCAGTACAGCGCGCCGCTTCGTCAATTGCTTCGTCAATTAACTTCTGTTCAGAGACGGGCGGTTTCCCTAACACAAAGCCGACAACTTTGTTTTTATCGCCGGGATGACCGATTCCGACCCGTAAGCGGTGAAAGTTCGGGTTATTGCCGAGCTTGCTGATGATATCTTTCAGTCCGTTGTGACCGCCATGTCCGCCGCCCAGTTTAAATTTCGCCACCCCTGGCGGCAGATCCAGTTCATCATGCGCGACCAGAATTTCATCGGGGTTAATGCGATAAAAACTTGCCATTGCGCCGACCGCTTTGCCGCTCAGGTTCATAAAGGTGGTGGGAACCAGTAAACGGACATCTTCTCCTGCCAGCGT is drawn from Citrobacter rodentium NBRC 105723 = DSM 16636 and contains these coding sequences:
- the rdrB gene encoding antiviral RADAR system adenosine deaminase RdrB, with protein sequence MFNQDPYWLIPTLCLASDRIFYAQLRDHLGQKSSGERKKEKNGYILVQAAQDYQFYFGGRIRKEDVQNNALMWQIETGNENCLSMLDSLSAYFLTWRGNCFEVRRERLEPWLMICSVIDPAWIIAYAYQQLIKQNVVCDSELISLLTEHQCPFAFPKGRGDISFADNHVHLNGHGYSSISMLNFIDGNYKVKKGIKWPYRQEYTLFESGLLDKNDLPRWLSAYSSCLLKNVYNSFQQGKRSEVDFTCLKDAVETVLADEDKYYFLEVASLYDVVTLQQRVLYEAAQQKYHSHQRWLLYTCGIMLGTESEDYANALANLIRISNILRNYMVVSAVGLGQFIDFFGFNYRRITKPADTNNRVHYDSSAGISREYRVSPDFVLGSGVMPDIYARQLFDFYCTQARKGVPEQGHIVVHFTRSFPDKKSTYDKLLTECRERLRSQCDYFGRFLTSLTLQSIEYKNLSTDEDRSIDIRKLVRGYDVAGNENELQIEVFAPVLRVLRAAKFKGEGVNFKRLQRPFITVHAGEDYCHILSGLRAMDEAVEFCMLGEGDRIGHGLALGVDIKLWANRQKRAYLTVGQHLDNLVWAYHQAVLLSQHIVEHIPVMHELRDKIHYWSHQLYSETYTPDLLFKAWLLRRNWPDYKSIISDPANINEWVPDQHILVSTDETTAKARKIWERYLNSGLAENDVFNRIISVNCAPDTAQNFSMTFNENEDILSKGELLLYEAIQDFLIEKYSRLGLVIEACPTSNIYIGRLEKYHEHPLFRWNPPDSQWIKPGGKFNRFGLRTGPLSVCINTDDSALMPTTIENEHRLMRDCAIHFYGIGTWMADLWINSIRIKGIEIFKGNHLSQDLDNLI
- the ychF gene encoding redox-regulated ATPase YchF produces the protein MGFKCGIVGLPNVGKSTLFNALTKAGIEAANFPFCTIEPNTGVVPMPDPRLEQLAEIVKPQRILPTTMEFVDIAGLVKGASKGEGLGNQFLTNIRETEAIGHVVRCFENDNIIHVAGKVNPAEDIDVINTELALADLDTCERAIHRVQKKAKGGDKDAKAELAALEKCLPHLAEAGMLRSLDLTDEDKAAIRYLSFLTLKPTMYIANVNEDGFENNPYLDQVREIAAKEGSVVVPVCAAVEADIAELDDEERDEFMQELGLEEPGLNRVIRAGYSLLNLQTYFTAGVKEVRAWTIPVGATAPQAAGKIHTDFEKGFIRAQTIAFEDFITYKGEQGAKEAGKMRAEGKDYIVKDGDVMNFLFNV
- the pth gene encoding aminoacyl-tRNA hydrolase, coding for MTIKLIVGLANPGAEYAATRHNAGAWYVDLLAERLRAPLREEAKFFGYTSRVTLAGEDVRLLVPTTFMNLSGKAVGAMASFYRINPDEILVAHDELDLPPGVAKFKLGGGHGGHNGLKDIISKLGNNPNFHRLRVGIGHPGDKNKVVGFVLGKPPVSEQKLIDEAIDEAARCTEVWFRDGLAKATSRLHTFKAQ